One Prolixibacteraceae bacterium DNA segment encodes these proteins:
- a CDS encoding iron ABC transporter permease: MKNFDSNKRNYSLASIYILLATLVVLLALFIANLVFGSISIPADQVIRSLFGLSVENNVWELIVIKTRLPQTLVALGAGMGLGISGLLMQTMFRNPLAGPSVLGISSGSSLGVALVLLVADQCFHIVYSSVGFWGDFAVIVASLLGAFIVLFTVLYVSKHLDGTLGVLIMGVMFGYLTNAIVSVLKFYSTEESIQSYVLWGLGSFSRLNLDQSFRFCIAMIVGSLSTLFFSKSLDLLSLGDRYAQNLGLNVDRTRRTIIFLAGVLTALVTAFCGPVIFVGVAVPHISKLILKTSKHLLLILECCLMGGVVTLFCCLVSRMPGSESTLPINSVTAFIGAPIIISIIWKKRRM, encoded by the coding sequence ATGAAAAACTTCGATAGTAATAAAAGAAATTACTCTTTGGCTTCGATCTATATTCTTCTGGCTACTTTAGTCGTTTTATTGGCTTTATTTATTGCGAATTTGGTTTTTGGATCTATCTCAATCCCTGCAGATCAAGTTATTCGTTCTCTTTTCGGATTGTCTGTTGAAAACAATGTATGGGAGTTAATTGTGATAAAAACAAGGCTTCCACAAACTCTTGTAGCTCTTGGTGCTGGAATGGGATTAGGTATCTCTGGACTGTTGATGCAAACAATGTTTAGGAATCCTTTGGCAGGTCCATCTGTCCTTGGTATATCGTCAGGTTCTAGTCTTGGTGTTGCATTGGTTCTGTTGGTTGCAGATCAGTGTTTTCATATCGTATACTCTTCCGTTGGTTTTTGGGGTGATTTTGCTGTCATTGTGGCCTCTTTGCTTGGCGCTTTTATTGTTCTTTTTACTGTCTTGTATGTATCAAAGCATTTGGATGGGACTCTGGGGGTTCTTATAATGGGGGTAATGTTTGGTTATCTAACTAACGCCATTGTAAGCGTATTAAAATTCTATAGTACCGAGGAGAGTATACAAAGTTATGTTTTATGGGGATTAGGAAGTTTCTCTCGTCTAAATTTAGATCAATCGTTTCGTTTCTGTATTGCAATGATTGTTGGTAGTCTGTCTACTTTGTTCTTTAGTAAATCCTTAGATTTGCTCTCTTTGGGGGATCGTTATGCACAAAACCTTGGGTTAAATGTAGATAGAACAAGAAGGACTATTATTTTTCTTGCAGGGGTCTTGACTGCACTTGTTACCGCTTTCTGTGGTCCAGTGATCTTTGTTGGAGTTGCAGTTCCACATATATCAAAACTAATTTTAAAAACGAGTAAACATCTCCTACTGATCTTAGAGTGTTGCTTGATGGGAGGAGTTGTTACTCTGTTCTGTTGTTTGGTGTCACGAATGCCTGGTAGTGAATCTACTTTGCCTATCAACTCTGTTACTGCATTTATTGGTGCACCTATTATAATTTCTATTATTTGGAAAAAACGAAGAATGTAA
- a CDS encoding ABC transporter ATP-binding protein, translated as MENDMNRPVLSFHNLTIGYGKGPKQKVVAKELIGSLKRGVLTSIIGSNGTGKSTLLRTLAGFQTLLDGEVFYGMTPISEISNADLSKKVSVVLTDRIEVPNATVFEIASLGRSPYNGRWNRLDEHDYNLIIEALDQCGILHKKEDLLSSLSDGERQKVFIAKALIQQTDIIILDEPAAFLDFTARIEVMKLLRDIAKSRNISILLSSHDLDLALQLSDNIWLFYPHGPLVEGIPEDLLFKGCFNDILKSDHLKYNQVRARYEVYYETFQKLRVRCTREMYSLLSSAFKRENIEVVLVEEITNDGVIWEQGLFSFVKQNQTVFQCETIAEIVHYTKRNQ; from the coding sequence ATGGAGAACGATATGAATAGACCTGTATTAAGTTTTCATAATCTTACAATCGGATATGGAAAAGGACCGAAACAAAAGGTTGTTGCCAAAGAACTTATAGGGTCTCTTAAAAGAGGCGTTTTAACCTCTATTATTGGTAGCAACGGAACAGGAAAGAGTACATTATTGAGAACTTTAGCTGGTTTTCAAACTTTACTTGATGGGGAGGTTTTTTATGGAATGACTCCTATCTCTGAGATTTCTAATGCGGATTTATCAAAAAAAGTTTCTGTTGTATTAACTGATCGCATAGAGGTTCCTAATGCAACTGTTTTCGAAATAGCTTCTCTTGGAAGAAGTCCATATAATGGTCGTTGGAATCGTTTAGATGAGCATGATTATAACTTAATTATTGAAGCTCTCGATCAATGTGGTATCCTTCATAAAAAAGAGGATCTACTCTCCTCTTTAAGCGACGGGGAGAGACAAAAAGTATTTATAGCAAAAGCATTGATTCAGCAAACGGATATAATCATTCTTGATGAACCAGCGGCCTTTCTTGATTTTACTGCACGAATAGAGGTGATGAAGCTACTTCGAGATATTGCTAAATCTAGAAATATCTCCATCTTGTTGTCTTCTCATGACTTAGATCTAGCATTACAACTTTCAGATAACATATGGCTTTTTTATCCGCATGGACCTTTGGTTGAAGGCATTCCAGAGGATCTGTTATTTAAAGGTTGTTTTAATGATATTCTGAAATCGGATCATTTGAAATATAATCAGGTACGAGCTCGTTATGAAGTGTATTATGAAACGTTTCAAAAGTTAAGGGTAAGATGTACTCGTGAGATGTACTCTCTTCTCTCTTCTGCATTTAAAAGAGAAAATATAGAGGTTGTTTTGGTGGAAGAGATCACAAATGATGGCGTTATTTGGGAACAAGGACTCTTCTCATTTGTTAAACAAAATCAGACAGTCTTTCAATGTGAGACGATAGCGGAGATTGTTCATTATACAAAACGGAATCAATAG
- a CDS encoding ABC transporter ATP-binding protein: MIEENGNIDKSWISFQNVSKSFGTFFAVDNFSLEIPQGQFLGLIGPNGAGKTTLIQMFIGLLIPISGSITVDGKTISRKNIALKRLIGVVPQHMNLDKDLTVLQNMTFAAKLFGIKGKQRDQRIHDLLKLMGLDEYENRITRRLSGGMARKLMIARALIHDPKILVLDEPTTGVDLISRRKIWEIIGMMRKRGLTVILTSHYIEEVETLSDRIVLIKNGSIVVQGSSKELKEYVGSTTVSYNETTSKIAYRFFKDRMKAESFANSLDVDHSVRSLTLEDVFYHFSKEA, translated from the coding sequence ATGATAGAAGAAAATGGCAATATAGATAAAAGTTGGATTTCGTTTCAAAATGTATCGAAGTCTTTTGGGACATTTTTTGCTGTGGATAATTTCTCTCTTGAAATTCCACAAGGGCAATTCTTAGGTTTAATAGGTCCTAATGGCGCTGGAAAGACAACGCTTATACAGATGTTTATTGGGTTATTGATTCCAATATCAGGATCCATTACGGTGGATGGAAAAACGATATCTAGAAAGAATATTGCATTAAAGAGACTAATAGGTGTTGTACCCCAGCATATGAATTTGGACAAAGACCTTACCGTCTTGCAAAATATGACCTTCGCTGCAAAATTGTTTGGTATCAAGGGAAAACAACGAGATCAACGTATCCATGATTTGTTGAAATTGATGGGGCTAGATGAATATGAGAATCGAATTACTAGACGTCTCTCTGGAGGAATGGCTCGTAAATTGATGATTGCTCGTGCATTAATTCATGATCCAAAGATTCTTGTGCTTGATGAACCTACTACTGGAGTTGATCTTATCTCTAGAAGAAAGATATGGGAGATTATTGGAATGATGCGGAAAAGAGGATTGACGGTGATTCTTACTTCTCATTATATTGAAGAGGTCGAAACGCTCTCCGATCGAATTGTATTAATTAAAAATGGTTCTATTGTCGTACAGGGTAGTAGTAAAGAGTTGAAAGAATATGTAGGATCTACCACGGTAAGTTATAACGAAACCACGTCTAAAATAGCGTATCGTTTTTTTAAAGATCGTATGAAAGCCGAGAGCTTTGCAAATAGTTTGGATGTAGATCACTCTGTGCGTTCTTTAACATTAGAAGATGTGTTTTATCATTTTAGTAAGGAGGCATAA
- a CDS encoding ABC transporter permease, which translates to MMEIQTILWREFIFFRNNFFRITSSAVMSPLLYFIAFGWGLGHGVVIDGHPYNQYIVPGIIALSSMGTSFNAVSIRILVSKLHERSFEFYMTAPVRMSFLTLGNIIAGALRGLYAASLILTITLLFGIQVHLSLSLLFVVFLNCLLFASFGYIAAMVVNTHYDMNRFNTFVITPMTFLCGTFFSLDNMPVILRNFINILPLTHATKSIRSLMLLGDTNYSSVVILLLFFVSLLSIGVYVSNREIKG; encoded by the coding sequence ATGATGGAAATTCAAACAATACTGTGGCGTGAATTTATCTTTTTTAGAAACAATTTTTTTAGGATTACCTCTTCTGCTGTGATGAGTCCGTTGCTCTATTTTATTGCTTTTGGGTGGGGGCTAGGTCATGGTGTTGTGATTGATGGACATCCCTATAATCAGTATATTGTCCCTGGTATTATTGCGCTATCTTCTATGGGTACTAGCTTTAATGCGGTATCTATTCGTATTCTTGTATCAAAGCTTCATGAACGAAGTTTTGAGTTCTATATGACAGCACCTGTAAGGATGTCTTTTTTAACTTTAGGTAATATCATTGCAGGTGCACTTAGAGGCCTGTATGCTGCTTCTTTGATCTTGACTATCACCCTTTTATTTGGAATTCAAGTTCATCTATCGTTATCTCTTTTATTCGTGGTTTTCTTGAATTGTCTTCTGTTTGCCTCTTTTGGTTATATCGCAGCGATGGTTGTGAATACCCATTATGATATGAATAGATTTAACACCTTTGTAATCACTCCAATGACTTTCCTTTGTGGAACATTCTTCTCTTTAGATAACATGCCAGTTATCTTGAGAAATTTTATCAATATACTTCCATTAACACATGCAACAAAATCGATAAGATCTTTGATGCTATTAGGAGATACAAATTATAGTTCTGTTGTTATTTTACTTCTATTTTTTGTCTCATTGCTATCTATTGGTGTCTATGTAAGTAATCGAGAAATAAAAGGATGA
- a CDS encoding TonB-dependent receptor, which translates to MSKFFSLTFVFIIGTISLFAQDQTVLRGKVLNADTGLPIQGVQIVLDASRLGTSTDIRGYFQLNISTQIKSKTLNLSCIGFIKRSVPISNFNNKREFVIKLSPSVEGLSEVVVTATGTSHRLESVPVRTEVIRGKQIELMGVSNVEETLSYVNPSLSFSPNAMGSFMKMNGLGNDYILVLVNGKRMYGDMGGNNDLNRIPLSNVKQIEVVKGASSSLYGSEAIAGVINIITKEPVFGVSAYNDTYIGAYGQLRQNNQVAFRSKKWSSTSTVQYKKSDGWQLSEYEKPSRKMIKKGKKDPVPTLAKASNAFDDRSFVQSFELKPNDKLSFRTTGSLYDKEVKYPVDYKSYNSYFTDMNLSVDGEYLLSDVAKLSFEGYFDNYKYKYRYNRKYNIAYNDNGESFQKTFYDGDVQLNTNQSLNSYNLKGVFTLPFQNTLNVGAEYMDEYLEAPYRFEGDKAEAFTTSIYAQNEWKYQFITLVGGLRWVNHEAFGSIICPKVSALIGNDWVKLRSSWGEGFKAPTLKELYYHYEKEGMGSHYLYLGNPDLKPQESKYVDASLEFRFKNVNFSISGYHNNVHNLINYKIIPNTDEADMLGVKITKQQVNIDEALTQGVDVAFDWTIGTHLKFSTGYSFVDAKDVETDFVLDGVSKHQATAQLAWLSHTKLVDFNYSIQGKGQSERYYGKEKVDGFMLWNFTTNHLVTFNKWRCNVKLGIDNLLDYTDDKPYGYHYSTLNPGRTYFAGVQLYFN; encoded by the coding sequence ATGTCGAAGTTTTTTTCTCTTACTTTCGTTTTTATTATAGGAACGATATCGCTTTTTGCTCAAGATCAAACTGTTCTACGGGGGAAAGTATTAAATGCCGATACCGGACTTCCTATCCAAGGTGTACAGATTGTCTTAGATGCTAGTCGATTGGGTACTTCTACCGATATCAGAGGATATTTTCAATTAAATATTTCAACTCAAATTAAAAGTAAAACTTTAAACCTTAGTTGTATTGGGTTTATAAAAAGATCCGTTCCAATTTCCAATTTCAATAATAAGAGAGAGTTTGTGATTAAACTATCCCCTTCTGTAGAGGGGTTGAGTGAAGTTGTGGTTACTGCTACAGGAACAAGTCATAGATTAGAGAGTGTTCCTGTTAGAACTGAGGTGATCCGTGGGAAACAGATTGAGCTAATGGGAGTTTCTAATGTAGAAGAGACTTTATCCTATGTCAACCCATCCCTTTCGTTCTCACCGAATGCAATGGGCTCTTTTATGAAGATGAATGGCTTAGGAAACGACTATATCCTTGTTCTTGTAAATGGAAAGAGGATGTATGGGGATATGGGTGGAAACAATGATTTGAATCGTATCCCTTTGAGTAATGTAAAACAGATCGAAGTGGTAAAGGGAGCCTCTTCTTCATTATATGGATCTGAAGCGATTGCTGGGGTTATTAATATTATCACCAAAGAACCTGTTTTTGGAGTTTCAGCTTATAATGATACTTATATCGGCGCTTATGGCCAACTACGTCAGAATAATCAAGTTGCATTTCGCTCTAAGAAATGGTCCTCGACTTCTACTGTTCAATATAAAAAATCTGATGGATGGCAACTTAGTGAGTACGAAAAGCCTTCTCGAAAGATGATCAAAAAAGGAAAGAAAGATCCTGTTCCTACCTTAGCAAAGGCATCCAATGCTTTTGATGATAGATCCTTCGTTCAATCTTTTGAGCTTAAACCAAATGATAAGTTGTCATTTAGGACTACTGGTTCTCTCTATGATAAAGAGGTTAAGTATCCTGTGGATTACAAAAGTTATAACTCATACTTTACTGATATGAATCTTTCAGTAGATGGAGAGTATCTACTTTCTGATGTAGCAAAGCTCTCTTTTGAAGGCTATTTTGATAACTACAAATATAAGTATCGTTATAATAGAAAGTATAATATAGCTTATAATGATAATGGGGAGTCTTTTCAGAAAACATTTTATGATGGAGATGTCCAACTAAATACAAACCAAAGTCTTAATAGCTATAATTTAAAAGGAGTCTTTACTCTGCCTTTTCAAAATACATTGAATGTGGGGGCAGAGTATATGGATGAATATCTTGAAGCACCATATCGTTTTGAAGGGGATAAGGCAGAGGCTTTCACGACCTCTATCTATGCACAGAATGAGTGGAAATATCAATTTATTACATTGGTAGGAGGTTTGAGATGGGTTAATCATGAAGCATTTGGATCGATTATCTGCCCCAAAGTATCTGCACTGATTGGGAACGATTGGGTTAAACTTCGTTCTTCATGGGGAGAAGGTTTTAAAGCCCCAACTTTAAAAGAACTTTATTATCACTATGAAAAAGAGGGGATGGGTTCTCACTATTTATACTTAGGGAATCCAGATTTAAAGCCTCAAGAGAGTAAATATGTAGATGCATCTTTAGAGTTCCGCTTTAAAAATGTGAACTTCTCAATATCGGGGTATCACAATAACGTTCATAATTTGATTAACTATAAGATCATTCCAAATACGGATGAAGCAGATATGCTAGGTGTTAAGATTACGAAACAGCAGGTAAATATTGACGAAGCTCTTACGCAAGGAGTAGATGTTGCTTTTGATTGGACGATAGGAACCCACTTAAAGTTCTCTACTGGGTATAGCTTTGTGGATGCTAAAGATGTGGAAACAGACTTTGTTCTTGATGGAGTTAGTAAACATCAAGCAACTGCACAACTGGCATGGTTAAGTCATACCAAACTAGTTGATTTTAATTATTCAATTCAAGGAAAAGGGCAGTCAGAGAGATATTATGGAAAAGAGAAGGTCGATGGCTTTATGTTATGGAATTTCACTACAAACCATCTGGTGACTTTCAATAAATGGCGCTGTAATGTAAAACTCGGAATAGACAACCTTCTTGATTATACTGATGATAAGCCTTATGGTTATCACTATAGCACATTAAACCCTGGTAGGACATACTTTGCTGGGGTGCAATTATATTTTAATTAA
- a CDS encoding sirohydrochlorin cobaltochelatase, translated as MKRCFVLMMILWIVSSCGVKDRVGEKEHEAILLVTFGSSYEAPAKTFQNIEDEFKKAYPNKEVTWAFTSKFIRKKLHKRGIGKFKAVYSPEDALIALKKDGFSHIAVQSLHVIPGSEYHDLKKKVSDFKKENPKMILTLGTPLMDTQQDLIKLADLLIQKFDDKNRTVVLMGHGSEHPANNRYTQFTEVLRAKKANFIVGTVEATPSIVQVKEELKNTSHKNILLMPLMSVAGDHATNDMAGDEPDSWKTILTGDGYQVNCLLQGLCDYDEVVDIYIQHLKKSMR; from the coding sequence ATGAAAAGATGTTTTGTGTTGATGATGATTCTATGGATCGTATCATCATGTGGAGTAAAGGATCGTGTTGGTGAGAAAGAGCATGAAGCAATATTGCTTGTTACTTTTGGTTCTTCGTATGAAGCACCAGCAAAGACATTCCAGAATATTGAGGATGAGTTTAAAAAAGCCTACCCTAACAAAGAGGTAACATGGGCATTTACGTCAAAATTTATTCGAAAGAAACTTCATAAAAGAGGGATAGGTAAATTTAAAGCGGTCTATTCTCCAGAGGATGCTTTGATTGCTCTAAAGAAGGACGGTTTCTCTCATATTGCGGTTCAATCTCTTCATGTCATCCCTGGATCAGAATATCATGACCTAAAGAAGAAAGTGTCAGACTTTAAGAAAGAGAATCCAAAGATGATCTTAACACTAGGAACTCCTTTAATGGATACACAACAAGATTTAATAAAACTAGCAGATCTCTTGATCCAAAAGTTTGATGACAAGAATAGAACTGTTGTCTTGATGGGGCATGGATCTGAACATCCAGCAAATAATAGATATACTCAATTTACTGAAGTACTAAGGGCTAAAAAAGCAAATTTTATTGTGGGAACAGTGGAGGCTACTCCTTCCATTGTTCAAGTGAAGGAGGAGTTGAAAAATACGTCTCATAAAAATATTCTTTTAATGCCTTTAATGAGTGTCGCAGGAGATCATGCAACAAACGATATGGCAGGAGATGAGCCAGATAGTTGGAAGACTATTTTAACAGGAGATGGATATCAAGTAAACTGCTTACTTCAGGGCCTATGTGACTATGATGAAGTGGTTGATATTTATATACAGCATTTAAAAAAATCAATGAGGTGA
- a CDS encoding sirohydrochlorin cobaltochelatase, translating to MKNFFKNALLLALLTGLFASCSKDDDMVPTKKTNDKTAILLVTFGSSYTGPEKSFANIEEEVKKAYPNDDISWAFTSHIIRNKLIKNGVGPFKDIDSPEEAMKKLKESGYKKIVVQSLHVIPGSEFNDLKKKVEEFRSNNPTIKMPLGTPLMNTDDDMKQLCDIMVKKFAKEDQTVVMMGHGTKHEANDRYTRVGKFFKDKDKNFIVGTVEATPGITEVIADAKQLVSKNILLMPLMSVAGDHATNDMAADFDPKKDKVEDKSWKVLLQEEGYKVTPLMKGLADYDEVVSLWLEHLATAKKEL from the coding sequence ATGAAAAATTTCTTTAAAAATGCATTGCTTTTAGCATTGCTTACTGGACTATTTGCGTCATGTTCAAAGGATGATGATATGGTTCCAACGAAAAAAACAAACGATAAAACCGCAATTTTATTGGTTACTTTTGGTTCTTCTTACACTGGTCCAGAGAAGTCCTTTGCGAATATTGAAGAAGAAGTGAAGAAAGCATATCCTAACGATGATATCTCATGGGCTTTTACTTCTCATATCATTCGAAATAAGTTAATTAAGAACGGGGTAGGTCCTTTTAAAGATATTGACTCTCCTGAAGAGGCAATGAAAAAATTGAAAGAGTCTGGATATAAGAAGATTGTTGTACAATCTTTACATGTTATTCCAGGTTCAGAGTTCAATGATCTTAAGAAAAAGGTTGAAGAGTTTAGATCTAATAATCCTACAATTAAAATGCCACTAGGTACACCTCTTATGAACACAGATGATGACATGAAGCAATTGTGTGATATAATGGTTAAAAAATTTGCCAAAGAGGATCAAACAGTCGTTATGATGGGGCATGGTACTAAACATGAGGCAAATGATCGTTATACTCGTGTTGGGAAGTTCTTTAAAGATAAAGATAAGAACTTTATCGTTGGAACAGTAGAGGCTACACCTGGCATTACGGAAGTGATTGCTGATGCAAAACAATTGGTGTCTAAAAATATTCTTTTGATGCCATTGATGAGTGTTGCTGGGGATCATGCAACCAATGATATGGCTGCTGATTTTGATCCTAAAAAAGATAAAGTGGAGGATAAGAGTTGGAAAGTGCTTCTTCAAGAGGAGGGGTATAAGGTGACTCCATTGATGAAAGGTCTTGCTGACTATGACGAAGTGGTAAGCCTTTGGTTAGAGCATCTTGCTACTGCTAAGAAAGAACTATAA